The Pimelobacter simplex genomic sequence GCCATGGATCTGGGCCCCGTGGGCCAGGAGGGCGGGAACGGTCCGGGGTGCCATCAGGCGGAACTCCTCATGAGCAAGTGCTTGTTAGGTACTGTAGCCCTGTCCGTGCCGGCGCGAGCGCGCGTTCGGTGGGCGGTGGCGACTGGGCGCCGCCGGTGGGAAAGGATCAGGTCATGGTGAGCAGCAACAACGAGGCTACGGGTCGCGGCGGCCGACGGCGGGCGAACGGCGCCAGCTCCGCACGGCGTGCGCAGCTGCTGGCGATCGCTGCGGAGATGTTCGCGACGCGCGGCTACTCGCAGACGACGGTGCGCGACATCGCCGACGAGGCGGGCATCCTCTCGGGCAGCCTCTACCACCACTTCGACTCCAAGGAGGCGATGCTCACCGAGATCCTCCAGGAGTTCATGGGCAACCTCCTCCAGCAGATCCGCGAGATCGCCGACGCCGAGGACAGCCCGCGGGCCGCGCTCGACGGGCTCATCATGAACTCGTTCGAGACCATCCACCGGGTGCCGTTCGCGGTCGCGCTCTACCAGAACGAGTCGGCGCTGCTGACGACCACGAGCGAGTTCGCCTTCGTCACCAAGGCCAGCCTGGACGTCGAGAAGGTCTGGCTGGGCGTGCTCAAGGCGGGGGCCAAGGCCGGCGACTTCCGGGCCGACCTCGACCCGGGTACGACGTACCGCTTCATCCGTGACGCCATCTGGTCCACCGTGCGCTGGTACAACCCGCGCGGACGGCTCCAGCACAAGGCGCTGGCCGAGCAGTACCTCGAGATGCTGCACGGCGGGCTGCTCGCCGGCTGAGCGCGCCGGACGCCGGTCCGGCGCGCTCAGCGCCGGACCTCCTTGTCCCGCAGGCCGCGCGGGTCGATGACCGTGCGGATCAGCTCGAGCTCCTCGGCCGTGGGCAGCCGGGTGGTGCCGGCGCCGCTGGTGTCGATCGCGAAGCCGGTCTGCTCGGCGACCTCCTCGGCCGTGACGCCGGGATGCAGCGAGCGGACCTTGAGCAGGCCGTCCGCGTCGTAGTCGAGGACCGCGAGGTCGGTGACCACGACGCCGAGGTCGTGGAAGCGCAGCGCGGTGCCCTCGTGGGCCCGGGCGCGGTCGTTGCCGACGCCGGAGACGACGTCCACGGCCTCGACGAAGACCCGGGCGCTGTGGTTGCTCACCCAGTAGTCGGTGCGGTGGTTGACGGTGTTGCCCGGTGCGCCGCGCACGCCGATCAGCTGGCGCTTCGGCTTGCGCCAGTCGCCGATGGAGGAGATGTTCTGGTTGCCGTAGCGGTCGACCTGGCTGGCGCCCATCATGCTGTGCCGGCGGCCGGTGGCGAGGATGTCGAAGATCCTCCGGAACGGCGCCCAGGACTCGATGGTGCCGCCGGTGGCGGCGTTGCCGCCCAGCGGCGGCGGCTCGCTCATCAGGAAGCACTCGCCGTCGGTGAGCACCAGGTCGGGCTCGAAGGTCAGCTTGGCCAGCCGGGCGCTGATGCTCGGGACGATGCCGACCGCGTGCGCCAGCACCTCGCCGGAGCCGCGCCAGGCGGCGGCGCAGGCGACGACGCAGATCTCGGCACGGGTCGCTTCCAGGGTGCTCATCGGGCGCTCTCCTCGAGGTAGGTCTGCTCGAACGCGGCCCAGGCCTCCGGGTCGCGGGCCGCGTCGGCGTACGCGCGCTGGGCGGCCTCGTCGCGGCCGTAGTCCGGCTCGCAGCTGGTGAACCCGGCGCCGCCGGGGGCCTCGACCACGCCGGAGACGAACATCCGGCTCACGAGCAGGCTCTGCGGCGCGGCGTCGGCGGTGAGGTCGGCGGTCGGGACGACCTTCTCGACGCTCATCACGCAGCGGTCGGCGGCCATCGCGAACAGGTCGTCGAAGTAGGGGTCCGGCCCGAGGTACTGCCCGTTGCCCGCCGCGTCGGCGCGGTTGAGGTGGATGAGCGCGAGGTCCATCCGGACGCCGGGGACGGCGACGTAGACCTCGTCGTCGTAGGGGGAGGCGACGGTCTTGAGCTCGGGGTTCATCGTCAGCACGTCGGAGGCCAGGCCCGCCCGCGTGGGCAGGAAGCTCAGCCGGCTCGCACCGGCGCGCAGGGCGGCGACGAACATGCCCTCGTCGTACTCCGTGGTGGCGATGGCGCCGGCCTCGCGGGCCGCGCGGAAGTGCGGGTCGAGGGGGATGCTGTCGAGCGAGACGAAGCCGTAGACGAGCCGCTTCACCTTGCCCGCCGCGCACAGCAGGCCCACGTCAGGGCCGCCGAGGGTGACCACCGTCAGGTCGGTCACGTCGGTCCGCAGCAGCTCGCGCACGAGGGCCATGGGCTTGCGCCGCGAGCCCCACCCGCCGATGCCGATCGTCATGCCTGAGCGGACGTGGCCGGCCAGGTCGGCCAGGTCCATCGTCTTGTCGGTCGTCACGTCATCCTCCGAAACCTAGCGCTTGCTTGGTGGTTCGTCGGCGACTCTACCCCGCGGCTCGTGGTGGTGCCACTGGGCGGCAGGAGCCTTGTGACCGGGGTCCATCGGTGCTTGCATCCAACCAAGCAGATGCTTGGTGCGAGCCGACGAGGAGGACCGATGGGACACGTGGTGGTGACGGGCGGCGCGAGCGGGATCGGGGCGGCGGTCGTCGACCTGCTCCGGGAGCGCGACCTGGCCGTGACGGTCTGGGACCTGCAGGCGCCCGAGCGCGACGACGTCGGGCACGCGGCGCTCGACGTCACCGACGCGAACGCGGTCGCGAGCGCCCTCGCCGAGGCCGAGGCGGCGTCCGGTCCGGTGCGGCACCTGGTCGCGAGCCACGGCATCCGCGGCGCCTTCGTGCCGGCGCTCGACCTCGAGCCCGACGCCGTACGACGGGTGCTCGACGTCCACGTCGTCGGTACGCTGCTCGCCGCGACCGCGGTCGCGCGCCGGCTGCGCGACCTCGGCGAGGGCGGCTCGATCGTCACCCTGGCGTCGACGACGGCCTACCGCGGCTGGGCCCACCAGTCCGACTACGGCGTCGCCAAGGCCGCCGTGCGCCAGCTGACCGAGAACCTCGCGATCGAGTGGGCCGGGCTCGGCATCCGGGTCAACGCGGTGGCGCCCGGCCACACGCTCACGCCGATGGTGCAGGACATGATCGACCACGGGTACGACATCGCGCCGGTCGAGGCGCGCACCCCCCTCGGGCGCCTGTGCACCCCGGCCGAGATGGCCCGCGAGATCGTGCACCTGCTGCTCGACGCGACGTACACGACGGGCGTCTGCGTGCCGGTCGACGGCGGCTGGACGGCGGTCGGCAAGTGAGCCTCCCGAAGCGCCGCCTCGGCGACCTGGAGATCTCCGCGATCGGGTTCGGCGCGATGACGCTGACCCAAACGCCCGACAGCGACGTCGAGCGCGGCACGCGCGCCGTCCACGCCGCCCTCGACGCCGGTGTCACGCTGTTCGACACCGCCGACGTCTACGGTCCGACGGCGTTCGACACCCCCGGTGGCTACGGCATCAACGAGCGCGCGTTGGCGACGGCGCTGCGCTCGTGGGGCGGTCCGCTCGACGACATCGTGGTCGCGACCAAGGGCGGGCACACGCGCGACGGCCTGACCTGGTGGATCGACGGCAGCCGGGAGCACCTGCGGGCGGCCGCCGAGGCCTCGCGGGAGCGGCTCGGTCTCGACGTGCTGCCGCTCTACCAGCACCACCGGCCCGACCCGCGGCGTCCCTATGCGGAGTCGATGGCGGCCCTGCGCTCGCTCGTCGACGACGGCATCGTGGCGAGGGTGGGCATCTCCAACGCGAGCCTCGCGCAGATCCGGCTCGCCGCCGACGTGCTCGGCCCGGCGCTGGTGTCGGTGCAGAACGAGTACTCCCCGCTGGCGCGGGGGAGCGAGCCCGAGATCGACCTGTGCGCCGAGCTCGGGCTGACCTTCCTGTCGTGGGGACCGTTCGGCGGCATGCGTGAGGCGAAGGCCCTCGGCTCGACCTTCGCGCCGTTCGCCGAGGTCGCCGCGGAGCGCGGCGTCAGCGCCCAGCGGGTGGCGCTCGCCTGGCAGCTCGCCCGCTCGCCCTGGATCGTGCCGATCCCCGGTGCCAGCCGGCCCGAGTCGGTGCTCGACTCGGTGCAGGCCGCGACGCTCGTGCTCACCGACGACGAGCTCGCCCGGCTGGGCGCCGGAGCGGCGGGTCAGTCGTGAGCGGGCGGCTCGACCAGCTCGACCCGCACCCGGTCGGGGTCGAGGACGTAGACCACCCGGTGCCCTGCCATCGGCTCGCTCGCCACGATCGGGTCCGAGAGTGCCGTGGTGCCGCGGGCGCGCAGCCGGGCGAGTGTCGCGTCGAGGTCGGTCACGGTGATCGCGACGTGCGCGGCACCGACGTGGCCGTTGTCCGGGTCGATGACGACGTCCGAGCCGCCGTCGTACTGGAGCAGCTCGACGACGGTCGTCCCCTCCTGGGCGCGCGCGAACGCCTGGCGCACGACGATGCCCGGGTAGCCGGTGACCGCGTCGATGCGCGGCCCGCTGCGCTCGTACGGGCCCAGCCGCTCGCCGCCGAGGAGGTCCTCGTAGAAGGCGAGCGAGCGCGCCATGTCGCTGACCGTGATGCCCACGTGATGGATCGACGTCATGCCCCGAACCTAGCAAGCGCTTGGTTTATGTGAAACCCTGAGGAGATGAACACGATGGACACCGCCCCCCGGCCGCTGGTCGACCTGACCGACAAGGTGATCGTGGTGACCGGCGCGAGCCGCGGCCTCGGCGCCGCGCACGCCCGGACGCTCGCGAGCGCCGGCGCGACCGTCGTCCTGACCGACCTGGCGGCCGACGGCGTCAGCGAGGTCGCCGCCGAGCTGGGCGAGCAGCACGCCGCCGCGGCGCTCGACGTGACGTCGGCGCCGGCCTGGGCCGAGCTCGCGGCCTTCGTCGTCGAGCGGTACGGCCGCGTGGACGGCCTGGTCAACAACGCCGGGCGCTGCGAGTACGCCCACTTCCTCGACACGCCCCCGGAGATGTTCGAGGGGCACTTCCAGGTCAACGTGATGGGCGCCGTGCACGGCATGCAGGCGCTCGCGCCGCACATGCCGGCGGGCAGCGCGATCGTCAACATCGCCTCCGTGGCAGGCCTTGCGGCCTGGCCGGGCTCCAGCGCCTACGGCGCCTCGAAGTTCGCGCTGCGGGGCGTGAGCCGCGCGGCCGCGATCGACCTCGGCGGCGAGCGCGGGATCCGGGTCAACTGCGTGCTGCCCGGTGCCGCCGACACCGCCATGCTCTCCGAGGCCTCGCGCCAGGGCGGCGGTGTCGTCGGGTCGCTGCCGGTCCCGCGCGCCGCGCAGCCGCACGAGGTCAGCGCGATGGTCGCATTCCTGCTCAGCGACGCCGCCAGCTACTGCACCGGCCAGGACTTCGTCGTCGACGGCGGCATGAAGGCCTGAGGCGACCATGGCGTTCTACGAGATCGACGGCGTCGTCCCGGTCTGCGACCCGACGTCCTACGTGCACCCGTCGGCCGACGTGATCGGCGACGTGATCGTCGGCCCGGGCTGCTACATCGGACCCTCGGCCAGCCTGCGCGGCGACTTCGGCCGGATCCGCATCGAGGCCGGCTCGAACGTCCAGGACTCGTGCACGGTCCACGTCTACCCGGGCGCGGACGTCGTGCTGGGGGAGGGCAGCCATGTCGGCCACGGCGCGATCCTGCACGGCTGCGTGCTGGAACCGCGGGTGCTCGTCGGGATGAACGCCGTCGTCATGGACGGCGCCCGGATCGGCGCGGACTCGCTCATCGGCGCCGGCAGCGTGGTGAGCGCTGGCTTCGTCGCGCCCGAGCGGTCGCTGGTGATCGGCAGCCCGGCCCGCGTCCTGCGCGAGCTCGACGAGGACCAGCTCGCCTGGAAGTCCGGCGGGCCCGGCGTCTACCGCGACCTCGCCCGGCGCTCGCTCGCCACGTTGCGCCCGGTCGCGCCGCTCGCGGCCGAGGAGCCGGACCGCATGCGGGTCAGCACCGACGCCTCGGTCAGCCGGCCGCTGCACGAGCTGCGCGCCGAGCGGGGCGGCGGCGCGTGAACGCCCGGCGCAGCCTGGCCGTCGCGGTGCGCGAGCTCGCCTCGGTCATGGCCGTCACCGACGTCTCCGATGCCGACATGGAGCGGGCCGACGCGGCCGTGCGCGCCCTCACGGCGATGCTGCGCGAGCGCCGGCTCGACGACGTCCCCCGCACGCCGTACGACGAGGCGGTGGGGGCGCGCGACTACGGCTGGCACCTCGACAACCCCGCCCTGCCGGGCCTGACCATGGTCTTCGAGGACGGCCGCGCCACCGCCGAGGTCGCCGACGGCCTCGGCGCGGCGTACGCCGGTCCGCCCGGCAAGCTCCACGGCGGCGTCGGCGCGCTGCTCCTCGACGTCCTGCTCTCGAGCCTCGTGCAGCACCACGGCGTCCCGGCGGTCACCGCCTCGCTGAACCTCGACTACCGCGCGCCGACCCCGCTCGACGTACCGCTGCGGATCACCGGCGAGATCGTCGCGCGCAGCGGCCGCAAGGTCGAGACCGTCGGGGCGCTCTGGCACGGCGACGTGAAGACCGTCGAGGCGCGCGGCCTGTTCGTCGCCCTCGCGAAGTAGCACGTTCCGGCGGGCCAAGTGCCACGAACCGGCGGTCGAGGGCGCACCCTCGACCGCCGGAACGCGCTCCTTCGCCCGCCGGAACGTGCCCCTTCGTCGGGGGTCAGAGCAGGCCGGCGTCGCGCTTGTTGGACGCGGCCATCGCGGCGGCGTCCAGCCCGGCGAGCGAGTCGGTGCTGACCTCGGCGTTGTGGGAGTGCGCGGCGTGGTGCAGGCCGAAGACCGAGTCCATCCCGGCGCGTTGGCCCATGAGGTCCTCGGCCTGGTTGATCGCCTTCTTGGTCAGCGCGAGGCCGAGGCGCGGCATGGCGGCGATCCGGTGGGCCATCTCGTCGACCGACGCGTCGAGCTGGTCGCGCGGGACGACGTGGTTGACCATGCCGAGGTCGAGCGCCCGGCGTGCGTCGAAGCGGCCGCCGGTGTAGAGGAACTCCTTGGCGGCACGCGGGTTCATGACCCACGGGTGCGCGAAGTACTCGACGCCGGGGATGCCCATCTTGACGACGGGATCCTGGAAGAAGGCGTCCTCCGAGGCGATGATGAAGTCGCAGACCCAGGCGAGCATGAGGCCGCCGGCGATGCAGGCGCCCTGCACCTTGGCGATGATCGGCTTGGGGATCTCGCGCCAGCGCCGGCACATCCCGAGGTAGACCTCGGACTCGCGCGCGAAGCGGGCGTCGACGCCCGCGGCGCCGACGTGGTCCCACCAGATGACGGCCTTGCGCTCGAACGACTCGTGGAGGTCGCGCTCCGGCGTACCGATGTCGTGGCCGCCGCAGAAGTTCTTGCCGTTGCCGCCGAGCACGATCACCTTGACCGCGTCGTCGTTCACCGCGTCGGTGAACGCCTGGTCGAGGGCGTAGGTGACCTTGGAGTTCTGCGCGTTGGCGTACTCCGGGCGGTTGAGCGTCACGTACGCCACCGCGTCGCGGACCTCGTAGGTCACCACGGGCTCGGTGGTCGGGTTGTCGTTGCTCATCGGTGCTCCCGGGGTGCTCGTACAAACCTAGCGTTTGCTTGGTATCGTAGCAGGATGACGACCCGACCCGAACTCGAAGGACTCTCCACCGCGGACTGGGCCGGGCGGCCCCTGGGGGAGCGCGAGGTGAGCTGGGAGGCGCGCGACGCGATCCTCTTCGCGCTCGCCGTCGGCGCTCCCGCCGACCGGCTCGACCTGGTCTTCGAGCGCGACCTGCGGGTGCTGCCGACGTTCGCGCTGACGCTGGCGCAGTGGGCGCCCGATGTCGTCGGCTCGGCCGGCGGTTGGGACGTCGGTACGGCGCTGCACGGCTCGCAGCGGCTCGAGGTGCTGGCGCCGATGCCGGCCGCGGGCTCGACGCTGATGACCGCCCGCGTGGGCGAGGTGTGGGACAAGGGCGGCGCCGCCGTCTTCGAGGTCGTCGTCGAGTGCGACTACGTCCGGGCCACCTGGTCGATCTTCGCGCCGGGCCGCGGCGGCTTCGGCGGCGAGCGCGGGCCGGGCCGGACGCCCGGTCCCGAGGGCGACCCGGTGAGCACCGCCGACTGGGCGATCGCGGCCAACGCCGCCGCGCTCTACCGGCTCACCGGCGACCACCACCACATCCACATCGACCCGGTCGCCGCGGAGCGCATCGGCCAGCCGCGCCCGATCCTGCACGGTCTCGCGACGCTGTCGGGCGCCGTGCTCGCCGCCGCCTCGGCCCAGGGCGCCTCGCCCGCCGACCTGACCCTGCTGGAGGGACGGTTCAGCGCGCCGGTCTTCCCCGGCGAGACGGTCCGGGTGCCGGTGTGGGCCGACGGCTCGTTCCGCGTCGACACCGAGCGCGGTACGGCGATCGACGGCGCGCGGGCCCTCTTCGCGTGATCGCCACGGCAGCGCCCGTGGTGCGGACCCGACCGGTCGTCGCGGTGCTCGCCGCGGCCGGCCTGGTCGGCATCCTGTCGCAGGCGCTGCTCATCCCGCTGCTGGGCGAGCTGCCCGAGCGGCTCGACATCAGCGGTGAGGCGGCCTCCTGGGCGATGACCGTCTGCCTGGTCGCCGCCGCCGTGGCGACCCCGGTCAGCGGCCGGCTCGCCGACCTGCTCGGCCGCAAGCGGGTGCTCGTGTGGTGCCTGGTCGCGACCGCGCTCGGCAGTGTGCTCTGCGCGGTCGGCGCCTCCTACCCGCTGCTCCTCGCGGGCCGTGCGCTCCAGGGCACCTCCAGCGCCGTCATCCCGCTCGGGATCAGCGCGCTCGCCGAGGTCGCCGCCGGCGTCGCGCTCCAGCGCGGGGCCGCGCTGATCAGCGCCACCATGGGCATCGGTACGGCGGCCGGGGTCGCCGTGTCCGGACTCGTCGCGGCCGTGACCGACTGGCAGGTCGTCTTCTGGGGCGCCGCCGTGCTCGCGGCGCTCGCCACCGCCGGGGTGGTCCTCGTCGTGCCCCGGCCCGCGCCCGCGCCCGCACCTGGCTCCGGCGCCGGGCCGGCCGCGCCGCGCGCGTCGTTCGACGGGGTCGGCTGCGTGCTGCTCTCGGTCGGCCTGGTCGCGGTGCTCCTCGCCGTCACCAACGGCGGTCGCTGGGGCTGGACCCAACCGGGGACCCTCGGCAGCGCCGCCGGCGGCCTGCTCACGCTCACCGTCTGGTGGTGGTGGGAGCGGCGCACCACCGACCCGCTCGTCGACCTGGCGTCCGCGATCGAGCCGCGGATGGCGCTCGTCCAGCTCGCCTCGGTGCTCGCCGGCGTCGCCATGTTCACCAACGTGCTCGTGATGCCGGTGCTGCTGCAGCGGCCGGTCGACGGACCCGGCCACTCGGTGCTCGTCGCCGGGCTGTGCCTGGTCCCGGGCGGCCTGGCGATGATGCTCGCGGCCCCGCTGGGCTCCTGGATCGTCGCCCGCCGCGGCGCGCGCTGGGCGCTGGCGCTCGGCCTGGCCTGCAGCGCGACCGGCTACACCGTCTCGGCGCTCACGGTCCGCTGGCCGGTCGCGGTCGTGGCGGTCTCGCTGCTCGTCGGCCTCGGCATCGGGATGTCGTTCGCGACCCTGCCGTTCCTCGTCGTCCGGCTCACCGCGCCCGACGCGGTCGGCGCCGCCAACGGGCTCAACACCCTCATGCGGATGATCGGCGCCTCGGTCTGCAGTGCCGTGATCGGTGCGCTGCTCGCGGCGCACGCGGCGAGCGCCCTGGGCTACGGGCTCGCCTACGGCTGGGGTGCGGCCGCCGCGGCAGGCGGGGCGCTGCTCGCCGTACGCCTGCCGCGGGACCTGTAGCCGGGCTCAGACCAGCTCGTCGAGCGCGATCTCGAACGCCGTCGCCGCCACCGAGGTCGGGTGCGGCGAGCGCGCGTGGCACTTCTCGATCGCGGTGCGGATGGTGCGCGAGACGTCGCCGAGGATGACCTCGTCGGAGACCTCGTCGATGCCCTCCATGAGCAGCGTGAACGTGCGCGCCATGCCGCAGTTGGCGATGAAGTCGGGGATCACTGCGACGTGCTGGTCGGCGAACTCGTAGGTCGGCCCGTAGAAGATCTCCGGGTCGGCGAACGGCACGTTGGCGCCGGCCGAGATGACCTCCAGGCCGCCCGACACGAGCCGCTTCACGTGCTCGACGGTGACCAGGCGCGAGGCCGCGCAGGGCAGGAAGATCTCGGCGCCCATGTCCCAGATCGCGTCGTCGAGCTGGTCGTGGGGGATCAGGCCGTCGGCGCGCAGCGCATTGCCCTGCTTGCCGACGAACAGCGCGTGGACCTCGTCGGAGGTGAACCCGTCGGGGTTCATCAGGCCGCCGTCGCGGTCGATGATGCCGACGACCGAGGCGCCCGCCTGCGCCAGGTAGTACGCCGCCGCGGACCCGACATTGCCCCAGCCCTGGACGATCACGCGCTTGCCGGCGACCGCGCCGCCGTAGGTCCCGTAGTAGTGCACGACCGACTCGGCCACGCCCCAGCCGGTGACCAGGTCCGCGATCGTGTACTTGCGCTCGCGCTCGGGCGTGTAGCGCGGGTCCTCGACGACCTTGGAGACGCCGAGACGCAGCATGCCGACGCGCTGGACGAGCTCGCGCTCGTCGGCGGCGAAGTGGCCGCTGACGATGCCCTGCTGCGGGTGCCACAGGCCGTAGCGCTCGGTCAGCGGGATGACGTCGTGGAGCTCGTCGACGTTGAGGTCGCCGCCGGTGCCGTAGTACGTCTTGAGCAGGGGGGAGACCGCCTTGAACCAGCGGGCCAGCACGCCCTCGCGGCGCGGGTCGGCCGGGTCGAAGTCGATGCCCGACTTGGCGCCGCCGATGGCCGGGCCCGAGACGGTGAACTTGACCTCCATCGTCTTGGCCAGCGCCTCGACCTCGGCCCGGTCGAGGCCGGCGCGCATCCGGGTGCCGCCGCCGGCCGCGCCGCCGCGCAGGGAGTTGATGACCACCCAGCCCCGGGCCTCGGTCTCGGCGTCGTGCCACTCGAAGACGATCTCGGGCGCCTTGGCCTCGAAGCGGCCCAGGAGCGCGTGCATCGTGGTCGGGTCGGTCGTCATCAGAAGTTCCCCCGTCGTTCCTGCTCGCGCTCGATCGCCTCGAACAGCGCCTTGAAGTTGCCCTTGCCGAAGCCCAGCGAGCCGTGCCGCTCGATGAGCTCGAAGAAGACCGTCGGCCGGTCGCCCAGCGGCTTGGTGAAGATCTGGAGCAGGTAGCCGTCCTCGTCGCGGTCGACGAGGATGCCGCGCTTCTGCAGCTCCTCGACCGGCACCCGGACCTCGCCGATCCGGGCGCGCAGCTCGGGGTCCTCGTAGTAGGAGTCCGGCGTGTTGAGGAACTCGATGCCCTCGGCGCGCAGGGCGTCGACGGTGCTGAGGATGTCGTTGGTCGCGAGCGCGAGGTGCTGGGCGCCCGGGCCGTCGTAGAACTCGAGGTACTCGTCGATCTGCGACTTCTTCTTCGCGACCGCGGGCTCGTTGAGGGGGAACTTCACCCGGTGGTTGCCGTTGGCGACGACCTTGGACATGAGTGCGGAGTAGTCGGTGGCGATGTCGTCGCCGATGAACTCGGCCATGTTCGTGAAGCCCATGACCTTGCGGTAGAACTCGACCCAGTCGTCCATCCGGCCGAGCTCGACGTTGCCGACGATGTGGTCGAGCGCCTGGAACAGCCGCTTCGGCGCGCCCTCGCGCTTCTGGAAGGACGACGTCCGCGCGACGTAGCCGGGCAGGTACGGGCCGTCGTACCGGCTGCGGTCGACGAGCGTGTGCCGGGTGTCGCCGTAGGTCGCGATCGCGCCGATCCGGACGGTGCCGTGCTCGTCGCTGAGGTCGTGCGGCTCCTCCAGGACGGTGGCGCCGACCGAGCGGGCGTGGGCGATGCACTTGTCGACGTCGGGGACCTCGAGCGCGATGTCGACGATGCCGTCGCCGTGCTTGCGGTGGTGGTCGAGCAGGGTGCTGCGCGGGTCGACGCCGCCCTTGATCACGAAGCGGACCGCGCCGCTCTTGAGGACGTACGCGACGTGGTCGCGGTTGCCGGTCTCGGGGCCGGCGTAGGCGACCAGCTCCATGCCGAACGCGGAGGTGAAGAAGTGCGCGGTCTGGGTGGCGTTGCCGACCGCCCAGACGGCGGCGTCCCAGCCGGTCACCGGGAACGGGTCCTCGCGGTCGTCGTACTCGACGAGGCCGACGAGCTGCTTCAACGTGTCGAGGTCCAGCTCGGCGAGCTGCTCCTCACTGGTCAGGGTGTCGTGGAGGGACATGTGAGCAGCACAACAGGTCGGCCCGGGCCTCACAACCTGCCTATGTGGAGATAGGCAAGACGGCCAGTTCTGCTGACCCTGCCTGGCTTGAGGTAGCCGATCTGGCTAGTTTGGGGCCATGCTCACCCTGGACGCGATCGACCTGGCCCTGCTCACCGCGCTCACCGAGCACCCGCGCGCCGGCGACCTCGAGCTCTCCCGGCAGACCAACGTCGCCCGCGCCACCGTGCAGAGCCGGCTGCGCCGGATGAGCGAGGCCGGCGTCATCGCCGACTGGGACCCCACGCTCGACGTCGCCGCGGCCGGCTTCGAGGTGCAGGCCTACGTGACCCTGGAGATCTCCCAGGGCGCGCTCGACGAGGTGTCGCGCGATCTCGCGGCGATCCCGCAGGTGCTGGAGGCCTATGTGACCACCGGCTCGTACGACGTCCTGTGCCGGGTCGCGACCCGCTCGCACCCCGAGCTCCAGGCGACGCTCGTGCGGATCGACCAGTCGTCCTCGGTGGTCCGCTCGACGAGCGTGATGGTGCTCTCGGTGCTGGTGCCACCGCGGGTGCTGCCGCTGCTCGGCAGCGGTGAGCCGGTGCCGAGTCGACGGGCGCCGGCGTACCGGAAGGGGTAGGGCGCCAGAAAAATGGAAGCCGCCGCAGGCGTCTCGGGTCACCTGCGGCGGCACTGAGAAGCATGCCAGACCGTCGCGGCGTTGTCACCAGATCTGGCGTAAAAGTTTCAACGACTTTGGGTCGGGGTACCGCGCGCGCCCGGCGCACCGATCACGGGGGATCAGAAGGAGAAGAGCAGCGCCGTCCGGAAGTCGGTGTTCATGTAGTTGACCATCGAGCTCAGCCGCTGCTCGTCGACCTTCACTCGGGAGGTCCCGACGGTGACGCTGATGATGTTGCCGTAGACGCTGGAGCGCCACCGTCCCTGCACGGCCGGCGCGAAGGTG encodes the following:
- a CDS encoding CoA transferase subunit A translates to MTTDKTMDLADLAGHVRSGMTIGIGGWGSRRKPMALVRELLRTDVTDLTVVTLGGPDVGLLCAAGKVKRLVYGFVSLDSIPLDPHFRAAREAGAIATTEYDEGMFVAALRAGASRLSFLPTRAGLASDVLTMNPELKTVASPYDDEVYVAVPGVRMDLALIHLNRADAAGNGQYLGPDPYFDDLFAMAADRCVMSVEKVVPTADLTADAAPQSLLVSRMFVSGVVEAPGGAGFTSCEPDYGRDEAAQRAYADAARDPEAWAAFEQTYLEESAR
- a CDS encoding VOC family protein; translation: MTSIHHVGITVSDMARSLAFYEDLLGGERLGPYERSGPRIDAVTGYPGIVVRQAFARAQEGTTVVELLQYDGGSDVVIDPDNGHVGAAHVAITVTDLDATLARLRARGTTALSDPIVASEPMAGHRVVYVLDPDRVRVELVEPPAHD
- a CDS encoding SDR family NAD(P)-dependent oxidoreductase; the encoded protein is MDTAPRPLVDLTDKVIVVTGASRGLGAAHARTLASAGATVVLTDLAADGVSEVAAELGEQHAAAALDVTSAPAWAELAAFVVERYGRVDGLVNNAGRCEYAHFLDTPPEMFEGHFQVNVMGAVHGMQALAPHMPAGSAIVNIASVAGLAAWPGSSAYGASKFALRGVSRAAAIDLGGERGIRVNCVLPGAADTAMLSEASRQGGGVVGSLPVPRAAQPHEVSAMVAFLLSDAASYCTGQDFVVDGGMKA
- a CDS encoding aldo/keto reductase, which encodes MSLPKRRLGDLEISAIGFGAMTLTQTPDSDVERGTRAVHAALDAGVTLFDTADVYGPTAFDTPGGYGINERALATALRSWGGPLDDIVVATKGGHTRDGLTWWIDGSREHLRAAAEASRERLGLDVLPLYQHHRPDPRRPYAESMAALRSLVDDGIVARVGISNASLAQIRLAADVLGPALVSVQNEYSPLARGSEPEIDLCAELGLTFLSWGPFGGMREAKALGSTFAPFAEVAAERGVSAQRVALAWQLARSPWIVPIPGASRPESVLDSVQAATLVLTDDELARLGAGAAGQS
- a CDS encoding CoA-transferase subunit beta; amino-acid sequence: MSTLEATRAEICVVACAAAWRGSGEVLAHAVGIVPSISARLAKLTFEPDLVLTDGECFLMSEPPPLGGNAATGGTIESWAPFRRIFDILATGRRHSMMGASQVDRYGNQNISSIGDWRKPKRQLIGVRGAPGNTVNHRTDYWVSNHSARVFVEAVDVVSGVGNDRARAHEGTALRFHDLGVVVTDLAVLDYDADGLLKVRSLHPGVTAEEVAEQTGFAIDTSGAGTTRLPTAEELELIRTVIDPRGLRDKEVRR
- a CDS encoding SDR family NAD(P)-dependent oxidoreductase; this encodes MGHVVVTGGASGIGAAVVDLLRERDLAVTVWDLQAPERDDVGHAALDVTDANAVASALAEAEAASGPVRHLVASHGIRGAFVPALDLEPDAVRRVLDVHVVGTLLAATAVARRLRDLGEGGSIVTLASTTAYRGWAHQSDYGVAKAAVRQLTENLAIEWAGLGIRVNAVAPGHTLTPMVQDMIDHGYDIAPVEARTPLGRLCTPAEMAREIVHLLLDATYTTGVCVPVDGGWTAVGK
- a CDS encoding PaaI family thioesterase, with product MNARRSLAVAVRELASVMAVTDVSDADMERADAAVRALTAMLRERRLDDVPRTPYDEAVGARDYGWHLDNPALPGLTMVFEDGRATAEVADGLGAAYAGPPGKLHGGVGALLLDVLLSSLVQHHGVPAVTASLNLDYRAPTPLDVPLRITGEIVARSGRKVETVGALWHGDVKTVEARGLFVALAK
- a CDS encoding gamma carbonic anhydrase family protein, with protein sequence MAFYEIDGVVPVCDPTSYVHPSADVIGDVIVGPGCYIGPSASLRGDFGRIRIEAGSNVQDSCTVHVYPGADVVLGEGSHVGHGAILHGCVLEPRVLVGMNAVVMDGARIGADSLIGAGSVVSAGFVAPERSLVIGSPARVLRELDEDQLAWKSGGPGVYRDLARRSLATLRPVAPLAAEEPDRMRVSTDASVSRPLHELRAERGGGA
- a CDS encoding TetR/AcrR family transcriptional regulator, with translation MVSSNNEATGRGGRRRANGASSARRAQLLAIAAEMFATRGYSQTTVRDIADEAGILSGSLYHHFDSKEAMLTEILQEFMGNLLQQIREIADAEDSPRAALDGLIMNSFETIHRVPFAVALYQNESALLTTTSEFAFVTKASLDVEKVWLGVLKAGAKAGDFRADLDPGTTYRFIRDAIWSTVRWYNPRGRLQHKALAEQYLEMLHGGLLAG